Proteins encoded in a region of the Haloarcula sp. CBA1129 genome:
- a CDS encoding ZIP family metal transporter produces the protein MSINSDSVFNNTGRISTAGIASVVGLVVLSAVAVTGGASKVLVISWVAFIAMGLGAWLGARADETNPYRLVWGYGLASGAMVTSAAMFLVPQAMGLGGQAGAARIGGVGIAAGLVTGYGTHTIGHRLTHVETAFDMTTLAIAAHALSAGLVIGLVYASMPELGILLGLAIVSHKGPAGYAAARRLGRSGKSATALLLPAAGVGLTAIPSALLPVPESALLNAVIFGFAAGIFLHVAMDFLPNCEAGSEIDEVCELHDHSHDLLDELRTHAVGSTVVGAAVIVLAWVAI, from the coding sequence ATGTCTATTAACTCAGACTCAGTTTTTAATAATACTGGCCGCATATCCACCGCCGGCATCGCGAGTGTCGTCGGCCTCGTAGTCCTGTCCGCCGTCGCCGTCACCGGCGGGGCGAGCAAAGTCCTCGTTATTTCTTGGGTTGCGTTCATCGCAATGGGGCTGGGCGCGTGGCTCGGTGCGCGGGCCGACGAGACAAACCCGTACCGACTGGTCTGGGGCTACGGGCTCGCGAGCGGGGCGATGGTCACATCGGCGGCCATGTTCCTCGTCCCGCAGGCGATGGGGCTTGGCGGTCAGGCCGGTGCAGCGCGAATCGGCGGTGTCGGCATCGCTGCCGGGCTGGTCACCGGCTATGGCACCCACACTATCGGCCACCGGCTGACCCACGTTGAGACCGCCTTCGATATGACGACGCTCGCCATCGCCGCCCACGCACTCTCGGCCGGGTTGGTCATCGGGCTGGTCTACGCCTCGATGCCGGAACTGGGTATCCTGCTCGGTCTGGCTATCGTCTCGCACAAAGGACCGGCCGGCTACGCCGCCGCCCGGCGGCTCGGCCGTAGCGGCAAGTCTGCGACTGCCCTGTTGCTCCCCGCGGCTGGCGTCGGCCTGACAGCGATTCCGTCCGCGCTGCTTCCGGTCCCGGAGTCCGCCCTTCTCAACGCAGTCATCTTCGGGTTCGCCGCCGGCATCTTCCTCCACGTCGCGATGGACTTCTTGCCGAACTGTGAGGCCGGCAGCGAAATCGACGAGGTCTGTGAACTACACGACCACTCCCACGACCTGCTCGACGAGCTCCGAACGCACGCCGTCGGGTCGACGGTGGTCGGCGCCGCTGTCATCGTGCTGGCGTGGGTCGCTATCTGA
- a CDS encoding SDR family NAD(P)-dependent oxidoreductase — MVPEMDTATAVVTGASRGIGEQIAHAVAGAGAQTVICARDAEALERVEADIRDAGGSVTAIRTDVRDEYDVERLVETATRAGNGAIQYVVANAGVYHGTAGETPLTEESYAAFDDHLRTNARGVFSTIREAVPHLGPDARVVVPTGVVARQGMPGYGSYAVSKAAAEAVARGFAADLDIPVGAVDPGQVATDLSGDGGRDPAAVAEMVLWALRDAAPSALDGGVLDWGDYRSATR, encoded by the coding sequence ATGGTCCCAGAGATGGACACTGCGACCGCTGTCGTCACGGGTGCGAGTAGAGGTATCGGCGAGCAGATAGCCCACGCGGTAGCGGGCGCGGGTGCACAGACGGTCATCTGCGCCCGTGACGCGGAGGCGCTCGAGCGTGTCGAGGCCGATATCCGGGACGCGGGTGGCTCCGTGACCGCGATTCGGACGGACGTTCGCGATGAGTACGACGTGGAACGACTGGTCGAAACTGCCACGCGCGCAGGCAACGGGGCAATACAGTACGTCGTCGCCAATGCTGGCGTCTACCACGGAACCGCCGGCGAAACGCCGCTCACCGAGGAGTCCTACGCCGCGTTCGACGACCACCTTCGGACGAATGCTCGCGGCGTGTTCTCGACGATCCGAGAAGCCGTTCCTCACCTCGGTCCGGACGCCCGCGTCGTCGTTCCGACGGGCGTCGTCGCCCGTCAGGGGATGCCCGGCTACGGTTCCTACGCCGTCTCGAAGGCCGCCGCGGAGGCTGTCGCCCGTGGGTTCGCCGCAGACCTCGATATCCCAGTCGGGGCGGTCGACCCCGGACAGGTCGCGACGGACCTCTCCGGTGACGGCGGACGCGACCCAGCAGCTGTCGCCGAAATGGTTCTCTGGGCGCTCCGGGACGCTGCTCCGTCAGCGCTGGACGGCGGTGTCCTCGACTGGGGCGACTATCGATCAGCGACGCGGTGA